One Fusarium poae strain DAOMC 252244 chromosome 4, whole genome shotgun sequence DNA window includes the following coding sequences:
- a CDS encoding hypothetical protein (BUSCO:22025at5125) gives MSPPVPEQKPQLQQQQQQQQQTPSGESTSGSASNDSKSVTPAPSSSSNTSQSSSGAASTSNDDNLICRWNACNQKFPAPEALYEHICERHVGRKSTNNLNLTCQWNSCRTTTVKRDHITSHIRVHVPLKPHKCEFCGKSFKRPQDLKKHVKTHADDSVLVRSNQDPQGGLNYRPQAPKGMSLHDSSPRLWASGFSSLEANSPPGPSSYYDHTGQMRTNPAAFGHHQAHPSGGYYAPQPSTNYGLYFNQPPINNARTEHLGYTAAAGGYDRKRTYDMVDDFFGSAKRRQIDPSSYAQIGRSLMPLHGNLSVPNGPMAATEQYMPQHAPAPVHAGPPPGQNPLAQQYYLPMPSARTQKDLIHIDTILGQMQDTIYENANHATAGVHIHHSEGGYNGYRNTPSPPTAHRSPTGMHVATDGYHPVSAASMASPLTAISSTGTPAVTPPSSSMSYTSGHSPSPSSSAMSPDSRHGSTASVMYPTLPTSLPAVSQGFGHSATTTLGPSFDGSERRRYSGGMLQRARGPLPLPREDTSGASTPKASESALSVGSPSSESDVSDATREREEQYDRWLENMRVIETLREYVRGRLERKEFLDENEAPRPSHADAMDVDPKSPQPQSRDLGTPREGSSLYPILRMPGS, from the exons ATGTCTCCTCCAGTCCCTGAGCAGAAGCCTcagcttcaacaacaacaacaacaacagcaacagacaCCATCAGGAGAGTCAACTTCTGGCAGTGCTAGCAACGACTCCAAGTCTGTGACCCCTGCACCCAGCTCTTCTTCCAACACTTCCCAAAGCAGCAGCGGTGCTGCATCAACGTCAAACGATGACAACCTTATCTGCCGATGGAACGCCTGCAACCAAAAGTTCCCAGCTCCCGAGGCTCTCTAC GAGCACATCTGTGAACGCCATGTTGGCCGCAAGAGCACAAACAACCTTAACTTGACTTGTCAATGGAACTCATGCCGAACTACCACAGTCAAGCGTGATCACATCACCTCTCACATCCGTGTTCACGTTCCTCTGAAGCCTCACAAGTGTGAGTTCTGTGGCAAGTCTTTCAAGCGTCCCCAGGACTTGAAGAAGCATGTCAAG ACTCACGCCGATGACTCTGTGCTCGTCCGGTCAAACCAGGATCCCCAAGGTGGACTCAACTACAGGCCACAGGCTCCCAAGGGTATGTCTCTACACGATTCCAGCCCACGGCTGTGGGCATCCGGATTTTCTTCACTCGAGGCTAATTCGCCTCCAGGACCTTCCAGCTACTATGACCACACCGGGCAGATGCGAACTAACCCAGCTGCCTTTGGACACCACCAGGCCCATCCCAGCGGTGGTTACTATGCTCCCCAGCCTTCTACCAACTATGGTCTCTACTTCAACCAACCGCCTATCAACAACGCCCGTACCGAGCATCTTGGCTATACTGCCGCCGCCGGTGGTTATGATCGTAAGCGCACCTACGATATGGTTGATGACTTCTTCGGTAGCGCCAAGCGCCGCCAGATTGACCCTTCGTCCTATGCTCAGATTGGCCGCTCGTTGATGCCCCTTCACGGCAACCTGTCCGTCCCCAACGGCCCTATGGCTGCTACTGAGCAGTACATGCCCCAGCACGCCCCAGCTCCTGTTCACGCCGGCCCACCACCTGGCCAGAACCCCTTGGCTCAGCAATATTACCTGCCTATGCCTAGCGCTCGCACCCAGAAGGACCTCATCCACATCGATACCATTCTCGGCCAAATGCAAGACACAATCTACGAGAACGCCAACCATGCCACCGCCGGTGTCCACATCCACCACTCTGAAGGCGGCTACAACGGTTATCGCAACACTCCTTCGCCCCCTACCGCACACAGATCCCCCACTGGCATGCACGTTGCGACCGATGGTTACCATCCCGTGTCTGCGGCTAGCATGGCTTCGCCTCTGACAGCCATTTCCTCTACTGGCACCCCCGCTGTTACACCACCCTCCAGCTCCATGTCCTACACTTCCGGCCACTCACCCAGCCCATCATCCTCAGCTATGTCTCCTGACTCCAGACACGGCTCGACAGCTTCAGTCATGTACCCCACTCTCCCCACAAGCCTTCCTGCTGTCAGCCAGGGCTTCGGTCACTCTGCCACAACTACTCTCGGCCCTAGCTTTGATGGCAGTGAGCGTCGTCGCTACTCTGGAGGTATGCTTCAGCGGGCTCGCGGTCCTCTGCCCCTGCCTCGTGAGGACACAAGCGGTGCCTCTACTCCCAAGGCTAGCGAGTCTGCTCTCTCCGTTGGCTCTCCCTCTTCAGAGTCTGATGTCAGCGATGCTACACGCGAGCGCGAGGAGCAGTATGACCGCTGGCTCGAGAACATGCGTGTCATCGAGACTCTCCGTGAGTACGTCCGCGGTCGTCTTGAGCGTAAGGAGTTTCTGGATGAGAATGAGGCCCCACGACCAAGCCACGCCGATGCTATGGACGTCGACCCCAAGAGCCCTCAGCCTCAAAGCCGAGATCTCGGTACCCCTCGTGAGGGATCCTCGTTGTACCCTATTCTCCGCATGCCTGGCTCTTAG
- a CDS encoding hypothetical protein (SECRETED:SignalP(1-17)) produces MRFFAAAALLLASVALAAPAQEQTKDCCCCDISQPAYVCEKDVKSEDCICAAVMCPVNAPTYWPATATATATPTSTPTATVVKRQEDKKPATTAPSQPPCCCCSLADQAIVCETLDHDSVVVIVQVG; encoded by the exons ATGCGCttcttcgctgccgccgctcTCCTCCTCGCCAGTGTCGCCCTCGCAGCGCCTGCTCAAGAACAGACAAaagactgctgctgctgcgatATTTCCCAACCCGCCTACGTCTGCGAAAAGGATGTCAAGTCCGAAGATTGCATCTGCGCTGCTGTCATGTGCCCCGTCAACGCTCCCACCTACTGGCCAGCTACCGCTACCGCTACCGCGACTCCTACATCCACTCCCACAGCCACCGTTGTCAAGCGACAGGAAGACAAGAAGCCTGCTACGACGGCTCCTTCTCAGCCaccttgctgttgctgtAGCTTGGCTGACCAAGCCATCGTCTGCGAG ACCTTGGACCATGATAGCGTTGTAGTAATTGTGCAAGTCGGCTAA
- a CDS encoding hypothetical protein (BUSCO:42297at5125) encodes MATMAAAARDISQASLSRDNLAVVAARGVPATVTRSQQPLPTPPNSISPNLPPHGLKAQLQKAKLEPIDSDLDLHEPSDRRRSISPALEASGAITGSLLAKYHLPEILLSHGPLAIRHIMGYLTTSVPGFSGIPPTKARRLVVGALEGRGGEGGGLDGEVEFEKVGWGRWDARKRGEPSRHRQGTPPSSYGAGIPICKNGGRGQGRYRQSTASSNGDSVQFSHEDHEIYMMEHEADKMSMDGSGSASCSEAPDDDVVMNDDPEDATDDEDWATMGAAALRAESYPNPAAAHIEQGFRSSSAYTPGALRSFSGSSGMARTPQTFNIDFSAFAGPSDAQEREAVEALLQLGAV; translated from the coding sequence ATGGCTACCATGGCAGCGGCTGCTCGTGATATCTCCCAGGCCTCCTTGAGCCGAGACAACTTAGCTGTTGTAGCGGCCCGAGGCGTCCCTGCGACTGTGACACGCTCTCAACAACCCCTCCCTACTCCCCCCAACTCCATCTCTCCCAACCTGCCGCCTCACGGGCTTAAGGCGCAGCTCCAAAAGGCCAAGCTTGAGCCTATCGACTCAGACTTGGACCTTCATGAGCCTTCGGATCGACGACGATCGATCTCGCCAGCCCTCGAGGCCTCGGGTGCCATCACTGGCTCTCTCCTCGCCAAATACCACTTGCCAGAGATCCTGCTCAGTCATGGTCCCTTGGCTATCCGACATATTATGGGTTACCTAACCACTTCGGTACCCGGATTCTCGGGAATCCCTCCAACAAAGGCGCGGAGACTGGTCGTGGGAGCTTTGGAAGGTCGTGGAGGAGAAGGCGGTGGACTGGACGGGGAGGTGGAATTTGAAAAGGTGGGATGGGGCCGCTGGGATGCTCGTAAGCGAGGGGAGCCATCTCGACACCGACAAGGTACTCCTCCATCTTCTTATGGGGCCGGTATTCCCATCTGCAAGAATGGCGGTCGGGGTCAAGGCCGCTACCGACAAAGCACTGCGTCGAGCAATGGGGATTCGGTTCAGTTTTCCCACGAAGACCACGAAATTTACATGATGGAGCACGAGGCGGACAAAATGTCCATGGATGGCTCCGGTTCCGCTTCTTGCTCTGAGGctcctgatgatgatgtcgtcATGAACGACGACCCTGAGGATGCgactgatgatgaggattgGGCCACCATGGGAGCTGCTGCTCTTCGAGCTGAATCCTACCCCAACCCGGCAGCGGCTCATATTGAGCAAGGCTTCCGATCTTCTTCGGCGTATACCCCAGGTGCGCTTCGCTCGTTCTCGGGCAGCTCCGGCATGGCGCGCACACCGCAAACCTTCAACATCGACTTCTCGGCGTTTGCGGGTCCCTCTGACGCACAGGAGCGGGAAGCCGTTGAGGCTCTTCTGCAGCTCGGTGCTGTATAA